The Castanea sativa cultivar Marrone di Chiusa Pesio chromosome 11, ASM4071231v1 genome contains a region encoding:
- the LOC142616605 gene encoding uncharacterized protein LOC142616605: MKGVIVQIRLMVRGGKVTVNTTLEKVYQNNARHELDSRIARMFYTGGLPFNFARNPYYCNSYAYAATHSIPGYVPPKYNALRITLLQKERAHVEGLLKPIKNFWLENGVSIVSDGWSDPQKRPLINIMVVSDGGLVFIKAIDGLSEFKDKQYIAGVLKDAIKEIGHEKVVQVITDNASVMKFAGSLIESEYPKIFWTPCVVHTLNLALKNICAAKNTEKNEVTYEECSWITRIADDASFIRVFIMNHSMRLSMFNEFCLLKLLQVVDTRFALVVVMLKRLKLIKRCLQAMAISDQ, from the coding sequence ATGAAAGGAGTGATAGTACAAATCCGATTAATGGTAAGAGGAGGGAAGGTGACTGTGAATACTACTTTGGAGAAAGTATATcagaataatgctagacatgaaTTGGATAGTAGAATTGCTAGGATGTTTTACACCGGTGGGCTTCCGTTTAACTTTGCAAGGAACCCATATTATTGTAATTCCTATGCATATGCTGCTACCCATAGCATTCCGGGTTATGTTCCTCCTAAATACAATGCCTTGAGAATAAcacttttgcaaaaagaaagagcTCATGTTGAAGgacttttgaaaccaattaagAACTTTTGGCTTGAAAATGGTGTAAGTATAGTTTCTGATGGATGGTCAGATCCACAAAAGAggcctcttattaatattatggttGTATCAGATGGGGGTCTAGTGTTTATAAAGGCAATTGATGGGTTAAGTGAGTTCAAAGACAAACAATATATTGCTGGGGTGTTGAAGGATGCTATAAAAGAGATTGGACATGAAAAAGTTGTCCAAGTCATCACTGATAATGCTAGTGTGATGAAGTTTGCTGGATCTCTTATTGAAAGTGagtatcctaaaatattttggacacctTGTGTTGTCCACACTCTCAATCTAGCTTTGAAGAATATCTGTGCAGCAAAAAATactgaaaagaatgaagttacatATGAGGAATGTAGTTGGATTACACGTATTGCTGATGATGCATCCTTTATacgtgtttttatcatgaaccattcaatgagATTGtcaatgtttaatgaattttgtctATTAAAATTGCTCCAAGTTGTTGATACTAGATTTGCTTTGGTTGTTGTAATGTTGAAaaggttgaagttgataaaaagatgcCTTCAAGCCATGGCTATTAGTGACCAATAG
- the LOC142616606 gene encoding uncharacterized protein LOC142616606, with protein sequence MALLESHQGPWMCFGDFNYVLNESEAVGGKKGSPSTNYLKDLMFEVGAIDSGFSGGKYIWAKGKWGNAAIKRRLDREIANIAWRLEYLKATLSHLGAIGSDHTPIVLDTNPQAGFAHRPFRFEVACLRDDRCGSVIDSAWGEEHTGSDFIKLCKKQAATREALKKWN encoded by the coding sequence ATGGCATTACTTGAATCTCACCAAGGACCCTGGATGTGCTTCGGGGACTTTAATTATGTGCTAAATGAAAGCGAAGCAGTAGGAGGTAAGAAAGGTAGTCCCTCCACAAATTATCTCAAGGATTTGATGTTTGAGGTTGGGGCCATTGATTCAGGTTTCTCTGGTGGCAAATACATATGGGCGAAAGGTAAATGGGGAAATGCTGCAATTAAAAGAAGACTGGACAGAGAAATTGCCAACATCGCGTGGAGGCTGGAATACCTAAAAGCAACATTATCCCATCTCGGGGCAATAGGTTCTGATCACACCCCTATTGTTCTCGACACGAACCCCCAGGCAGGTTTTGCTCATCGACCTTTCAGATTCGAGGTTGCCTGCCTTAGGGACGACCGTTGTGGCTCGGTTATTGATAGTGCTTGGGGTGAGGAACACACTGGATCAGATTTCATTAAATTGTGTAAAAAGCAAGCAGCTACTAGGGAAGCTCTCAAAAAGTGGAATTAG
- the LOC142614923 gene encoding uncharacterized protein LOC142614923 isoform X1, producing MSPPSLGNGSKENEGCLQFYSDSYNVQNGRGSSCNSPFKGLVMTSECPPLWNGVYPNFIPNEGRKKICEGEDVSVVLETEILDLAEKQEKLQRSLGLKDFEVRNCSNFDKQATLLQRRLEKFGVRLDEICVKEIQEMAEASLSIKTSCRVDDSFVSSGKSNINFMAIELNKSFK from the exons ATGTCTCCTCCTTCACTTGGTAATGGTTCCAAGGAGAATGAGGGATGCCTTCAGTTCTACTCTGACTCATACAATGTGCAAAATGGAAGGGGTTCTAGTTGTAATTCACCTTTCAAAGGACTAGTAATGACGTCAGAGTGCCCTCCCTTATGGAATGGTGTCTATCCTAATTTCATTCCCAATGAG GGAAGAAAGAAGATTTGTGAAGGAGAGGATGTGAGCGTGGTATTGGAGACAGAGATCCTTGACTTGGCAGAGAAACAAGAGAAGTTACAAAGGAGCTTAGGACTAAAAGATTTTGAAGTTAGGAACTGTAGTAATTTTGATAAACAAGCGACTCTTCTTCAGAGACGGCTAGAGAAGTTTGGAGTAAGATTGGATGAGATATGTGTAAAGGAGATACAGGAGATGGCAGAAGCAAGCTTGTCAATTAAAACAAGTTGTAGAGTTGATGATAGCTTTGTTTCAAGTGGCAAATCCAATATTAATTTTATGGCCATCGAATTAAACAAAAG CTTTAAATGA
- the LOC142614923 gene encoding uncharacterized protein LOC142614923 isoform X2 — MEHLGVGSGLSQRALRGLVASKGRKKICEGEDVSVVLETEILDLAEKQEKLQRSLGLKDFEVRNCSNFDKQATLLQRRLEKFGVRLDEICVKEIQEMAEASLSIKTSCRVDDSFVSSGKSNINFMAIELNKSFK; from the exons ATGGAGCATTTGGGAGTAGGGAGTGGTCTCTCTCAGAGGGCACTTAGGGGTCTGGTTGCTTCCAAG GGAAGAAAGAAGATTTGTGAAGGAGAGGATGTGAGCGTGGTATTGGAGACAGAGATCCTTGACTTGGCAGAGAAACAAGAGAAGTTACAAAGGAGCTTAGGACTAAAAGATTTTGAAGTTAGGAACTGTAGTAATTTTGATAAACAAGCGACTCTTCTTCAGAGACGGCTAGAGAAGTTTGGAGTAAGATTGGATGAGATATGTGTAAAGGAGATACAGGAGATGGCAGAAGCAAGCTTGTCAATTAAAACAAGTTGTAGAGTTGATGATAGCTTTGTTTCAAGTGGCAAATCCAATATTAATTTTATGGCCATCGAATTAAACAAAAG CTTTAAATGA